The Lytechinus pictus isolate F3 Inbred chromosome 10, Lp3.0, whole genome shotgun sequence genome includes a window with the following:
- the LOC129270039 gene encoding serine/threonine-protein kinase SBK1-like, with the protein MPSVERSGAMAQRKLSESTGGSGGADSGTPVSPFPGSQRYTPIGVLKEGNYGKIELIVDKRSGVRYALKQIKKDTVKFKEFHREIVLSCELSVHAAVVATLPDTFESNDAYMMLQEYAPYGDLLEAIPPQRGLDEIRVKSCLAQVAAALSFLHSKRLVHGDVKPENVLLFDKDLTVAKLSDFSRTRRRGSLVRKNARSIPYSPPEVAQALENESFALEPSQDSWHFGVMLFCVLTGMFPWEISDPSRSSCFEEFTRWQKRKVTVAPPAWRNFTPKLLKLCRKLLEPKAERRGSVSQIHKYIGDSWLKQPTSSSPPNRAETGAAASKRTPLGQNITSNAKEDKEGNGSNDSNNNKTCMDELRDKLEAHGVVTRTNKDLRRQRTADWVRDTCVNPIRDPS; encoded by the coding sequence ATGCCTTCAGTTGAGAGGAGCGGTGCTATGGCGCAACGCAAACTTAGCGAAAGCACTGGAGGATCAGGTGGAGCGGACTCGGGGACACCAGTGTCACCCTTTCCAGGATCACAAAGGTATACACCTATTGGTGTCTTGAAGGAAGGGAATTACGGAAAAATTGAGTTGATAGTAGATAAACGATCAGGAGTGAGGTACGCTTTGAAGCAAATCAAGAAGGACACTGTTAAATTTAAGGAATTTCATCGAGAAATAGTACTTAGCTGTGAATTGTCGGTACACGCGGCTGTTGTCGCTACACTTCCTGATACATTTGAGTCTAACGATGCCTATATGATGCTCCAAGAGTATGCTCCATATGGGGACCTCCTGGAAGCGATTCCTCCGCAAAGAGGATTGGACGAAATACGTGTAAAATCTTGTCTTGCCCAAGTAGCAGCTGCCCTATCTTTCTTGCATTCCAAACGTCTTGTTCATGGCGATGTCAAACCTGAGAATGTTCTCCTATTCGACAAAGACCTTACAGTAGCTAAGCTTTCAGATTTCAGTCGTACCCGGCGGAGGGGATCGTTGGTTCGAAAAAATGCTCGTTCGATCCCGTATTCACCACCCGAAGTCGCTCAGGCCCTGGAGAACGAGAGTTTCGCGTTAGAACCCAGCCAGGATTCTTGGCACTTTGGCGTAATGTTGTTCTGTGTCCTTACGGGTATGTTTCCGTGGGAGATTTCAGATCCGTCTCGTAGCTCCTGCTTTGAAGAGTTCACTCGATGGCAAAAACGTAAGGTCACCGTGGCACCTCCAGCGTGGCGTAATTTTACACCTAAGCTTCTAAAGCTCTGCCGAAAGCTATTGGAACCTAAAGCTGAGAGAAGAGGTTCAGTTTCgcaaattcataaatatatcgGTGATTCCTGGCTAAAACAGCCTACGTCTTCATCGCCCCCTAATCGAGCAGAGACGGGTGCAGCAGCATCGAAGAGAACACCTCTAGGTCAGAACATCACGTCCAATGCAAAAGAAGACAAAGAGGGCAACGGTAGCAACGACAGCAATAACAACAAGACGTGTATGGATGAACTACGAGACAAACTTGAGGCCCATGGCGTAGTTACCAGGACAAACAAAGATCTAAGAAGGCAGAGGACAGCAGACTGGGTACGGGATACATGTGTGAATCCTATACGTGATCCTTCATGA